A region from the Pseudomonas cucumis genome encodes:
- a CDS encoding DUF6124 family protein has protein sequence MDKLIPDPPFNTTTPNAEASRTEELLKDREAIKRALDYYLDPPAQYTEKPRRPSTMFMVAPDMDTESLLAHACESLGTASVLASDFANDLTGPQRYTVLAIQQSIMLAELAVNRALDNVDPA, from the coding sequence ATGGACAAATTAATTCCCGACCCACCCTTCAATACCACCACACCCAACGCCGAAGCCTCGCGCACTGAAGAATTACTCAAAGACCGCGAAGCCATAAAACGCGCCCTCGACTACTACCTCGATCCCCCGGCGCAATACACCGAAAAACCCCGTCGCCCCAGCACGATGTTCATGGTCGCCCCGGACATGGATACCGAAAGCCTCCTGGCCCACGCCTGTGAATCGTTGGGCACAGCAAGTGTCCTGGCCAGCGACTTTGCCAACGACCTGACCGGCCCACAGCGCTACACGGTGTTGGCGATTCAACAGAGCATCATGCTGGCGGAACTGGCGGTGAACCGGGCGCTGGATAACGTCGACCCGGCGTAG
- the urtD gene encoding urea ABC transporter ATP-binding protein UrtD has product MRITATAEFMLEPAFFPVEPNKDAGSSRDAIGLGQRVGPGLNTRHGTILTLEDISVSFDGFKALNDLNLYIGVGELRCIIGPNGAGKTTLMDVITGKTRPSHGKAWFGETLDLTQMSEVQIAQAGIGRKFQKPTVFEALSVFENLELAQKTDKSVWASLRARLSGEQKDRISEVLETIRLTASVNRPAGLLSHGQKQFLEIGMLLMQDPQLLLLDEPVAGMTDAETEFTAELFKRLAGKHSLMVVEHDMGFVGSIADHVTVLHQGSVLAEGSLEQVQDNERVIEVYLGR; this is encoded by the coding sequence ATGAGGATCACTGCAACGGCTGAATTCATGCTCGAACCGGCCTTTTTCCCCGTGGAGCCCAACAAGGACGCCGGCAGCAGCCGCGACGCCATTGGCCTCGGGCAACGCGTAGGCCCCGGCTTGAATACGCGCCACGGCACCATCCTGACCCTGGAAGACATCAGCGTCAGCTTCGATGGTTTCAAGGCGCTGAACGATCTGAACCTGTACATCGGCGTCGGCGAATTGCGCTGCATCATCGGCCCCAACGGCGCGGGCAAGACCACGCTGATGGACGTGATCACCGGCAAGACCCGTCCCAGTCACGGCAAGGCCTGGTTCGGTGAAACCCTGGACCTGACGCAGATGAGCGAAGTGCAAATCGCCCAGGCCGGCATCGGCCGCAAGTTCCAGAAACCGACGGTGTTCGAAGCCCTGAGCGTGTTCGAGAACCTGGAACTGGCGCAGAAGACCGACAAGTCGGTATGGGCCAGCCTGCGGGCTCGTCTCAGTGGCGAGCAGAAAGATCGCATCAGCGAGGTGCTGGAAACCATTCGCCTGACCGCCTCGGTCAATCGCCCGGCGGGTTTGTTGTCCCACGGTCAGAAACAGTTTCTGGAAATCGGCATGCTGCTGATGCAAGACCCGCAACTGCTGCTGCTCGATGAGCCGGTGGCGGGGATGACCGACGCCGAAACCGAATTCACCGCCGAGCTGTTCAAGCGCCTGGCGGGCAAGCATTCACTGATGGTGGTGGAACACGACATGGGCTTCGTCGGCTCGATTGCCGACCACGTCACCGTGTTGCACCAGGGCAGTGTGCTGGCAGAAGGGTCGCTGGAACAGGTGCAGGACAATGAGCGGGTGATCGAGGTCTACCTCGGTCGCTGA
- the urtA gene encoding urea ABC transporter substrate-binding protein — translation MKRRSLIKAFTLSASIAAMGMAWTVQAAETIKVGILHSLSGTMAISETSLKDMALMTIDEINAKGGVNGKMLEPVVVDPASNWPLFAEKGRQLLTQDKVAVVFGCWTSVSRKSVLPVFEELNGLLFYPVQYEGEEMSPNVFYTGAAPNQQAIPAVEYLMSEEGGGAKRYFLLGTDYVYPRTTNKILRSFLHSKGVADKDIEEVYTPFGHSDYQTIVANIKKFSAGGKTAVISTVNGDSNVPFYKELANQGLKATDVPVVAFSVGEEELRGIDTKPLVGNLAAWNYFESVENPQNKKFVADWKAYAKKHNLPGADKAVTNDPMEATYVGIHMWAQAAEKAKSTDVDKVREALAGQTFAAPSGYTLTMDKTNHHLHKPVMIGEIQADGQFNVVWQTEGPIRAQPWSPFIQGNDKKPDYAVKSN, via the coding sequence ATGAAGCGTCGCAGTTTGATCAAGGCTTTCACACTATCGGCAAGCATTGCCGCGATGGGCATGGCCTGGACGGTCCAGGCCGCCGAGACCATCAAGGTCGGTATTCTGCATTCGTTGTCCGGCACCATGGCGATCTCCGAAACCTCGCTCAAAGACATGGCGTTGATGACCATCGACGAAATCAACGCCAAGGGCGGTGTGAACGGCAAAATGCTGGAGCCTGTGGTCGTGGACCCGGCATCGAACTGGCCGCTGTTCGCCGAAAAGGGCCGGCAGTTGCTGACCCAGGACAAGGTGGCGGTGGTGTTCGGTTGCTGGACCTCGGTGTCGCGTAAATCGGTGCTGCCGGTGTTCGAAGAGCTCAACGGCCTGCTGTTCTACCCGGTGCAATACGAAGGCGAAGAGATGTCGCCGAACGTGTTCTATACCGGCGCGGCACCGAACCAGCAAGCGATCCCAGCGGTGGAATATTTGATGAGCGAAGAAGGCGGAGGCGCCAAGCGTTACTTCCTGCTCGGCACCGACTACGTTTACCCGCGCACCACCAACAAGATTCTGCGCTCGTTCCTGCACTCCAAAGGTGTGGCGGACAAGGACATCGAAGAGGTCTACACCCCATTCGGCCACAGCGACTATCAAACCATCGTGGCCAACATCAAAAAATTCTCCGCCGGTGGCAAGACAGCGGTCATCTCCACGGTCAACGGCGACTCCAACGTGCCGTTCTATAAAGAGCTGGCCAACCAGGGCCTGAAAGCCACCGACGTTCCGGTCGTGGCGTTCTCCGTGGGCGAAGAAGAACTGCGCGGCATCGACACCAAACCGCTGGTGGGCAACCTCGCGGCGTGGAACTACTTTGAGTCGGTCGAGAACCCGCAGAACAAGAAATTCGTCGCCGACTGGAAAGCCTACGCCAAGAAACACAACCTGCCGGGCGCCGACAAAGCGGTGACCAACGACCCGATGGAAGCCACTTACGTCGGCATCCACATGTGGGCGCAAGCGGCCGAGAAAGCCAAGTCCACCGACGTCGACAAAGTCCGCGAAGCCCTGGCTGGCCAGACCTTCGCCGCGCCGTCCGGCTACACCTTGACCATGGACAAGACCAACCATCACCTGCACAAGCCAGTGATGATCGGCGAGATTCAGGCCGACGGTCAGTTCAACGTGGTGTGGCAGACCGAAGGGCCGATCCGCGCCCAGCCGTGGAGCCCGTTCATTCAGGGTAACGACAAGAAGCCGGATTATGCGGTGAAGAGCAACTGA
- the urtE gene encoding urea ABC transporter ATP-binding subunit UrtE — protein sequence MLQVDKLHQYYGGSHILRGLTFEVKVGEVTCLLGRNGVGKTTLLKCLMGLLPAKEGAVNWEGQPITTFKPHQRVHAGIAYVPQGREIFGRLTVEENLLMGLSRFPGSEAKEVPGFIYELFPVLLQMKQRRGGDLSGGQQQQLAIGRALASRPRLLILDEPTEGIQPSVIKEIGAVIKQLAARGDMAILLVEQFYDFAAELADQYLVMSRGEIVQQGRGENMEAEGVRGLVTI from the coding sequence ATGCTGCAAGTCGACAAGCTGCACCAGTACTACGGCGGTAGTCACATCCTGCGGGGCCTGACGTTTGAGGTGAAGGTCGGCGAGGTCACCTGCCTGCTCGGACGCAATGGCGTGGGCAAGACCACCCTGCTCAAATGCCTGATGGGTTTGCTGCCGGCCAAAGAAGGTGCGGTGAATTGGGAAGGCCAACCGATCACCACGTTCAAGCCGCACCAACGGGTGCATGCCGGCATCGCTTACGTGCCCCAGGGCCGGGAAATCTTTGGCCGACTGACCGTGGAAGAAAACCTGCTGATGGGCCTGTCACGGTTTCCCGGCTCTGAAGCGAAGGAAGTCCCGGGGTTCATTTACGAACTGTTCCCGGTGCTGCTGCAAATGAAGCAACGGCGTGGCGGTGACTTGTCCGGCGGCCAGCAACAGCAACTGGCAATTGGCAGAGCACTGGCCAGTCGTCCACGGCTGCTGATTCTCGACGAACCCACCGAAGGTATTCAGCCGTCGGTGATCAAGGAAATCGGCGCGGTGATCAAGCAGCTTGCAGCGCGCGGCGACATGGCGATTTTGCTGGTGGAGCAGTTCTACGATTTCGCCGCCGAACTGGCCGATCAGTACCTGGTAATGTCCCGGGGCGAGATCGTGCAACAGGGCCGCGGCGAAAATATGGAAGCCGAGGGTGTCCGTGGACTGGTTACGATCTAA
- the urtC gene encoding urea ABC transporter permease subunit UrtC, with amino-acid sequence MNQPLMLTATQKAGPKVTIAVGAVILVLLLALPLLSLLSPDSAFHISAYTLTLVGKILCYAIVALALDLVWGYAGLLSLGHGLFFALGGYAMGMYLMRQASGDGLPAFMTFLSWTELPWYWTGTSSFLWALCLVVLAPGLLALVFGFFAFRSRIKGVYFSIMTQALTFAGMLLFFRNETGFGGNNGFTNFRTILGFGITEPGTRAVLFFATVLLLVASLFIGWRLAQSKFGRVLTALRDAENRLMFCGYDPRGFKLFVWVLSAVLCGLAGALYVPQVGIINPSEMSPTNSIEAAVWVALGGRGTLIGPLLGAGVVNGMKSWFTVAFPEYWLFFLGALFIVVTLYLPKGVIGLLKKRGEQ; translated from the coding sequence ATGAATCAGCCCCTGATGCTCACGGCCACACAAAAGGCCGGCCCCAAGGTCACGATTGCCGTTGGCGCAGTGATCCTTGTTTTACTGCTGGCGCTGCCATTGCTGTCGTTGTTGTCGCCGGACAGTGCGTTTCATATCTCAGCCTACACACTGACACTGGTGGGCAAAATCCTGTGCTACGCCATCGTCGCCCTAGCGTTGGACCTGGTCTGGGGTTACGCCGGCCTGCTGTCCTTGGGCCACGGTCTGTTCTTCGCCCTCGGCGGTTACGCGATGGGCATGTACCTGATGCGCCAGGCCTCGGGCGATGGCCTGCCAGCGTTCATGACCTTCCTGTCGTGGACCGAATTGCCCTGGTACTGGACCGGCACCAGCAGCTTCCTCTGGGCCCTGTGCCTGGTGGTATTGGCGCCGGGATTACTGGCGCTGGTGTTCGGTTTTTTCGCCTTCCGCTCGCGGATCAAGGGCGTGTATTTCTCGATCATGACCCAGGCCCTGACCTTCGCCGGGATGCTGCTGTTTTTCCGCAACGAAACCGGGTTTGGTGGCAACAACGGCTTCACCAACTTCCGCACCATTCTCGGGTTTGGCATCACTGAACCGGGGACTCGTGCGGTGCTGTTTTTCGCCACGGTGCTGTTGCTGGTGGCGAGCCTGTTCATTGGCTGGCGTCTGGCGCAGAGCAAGTTCGGCCGGGTGCTGACTGCGTTGCGGGATGCGGAAAACCGCTTGATGTTCTGCGGCTACGACCCGCGCGGTTTCAAACTGTTTGTCTGGGTGTTGAGCGCGGTGTTGTGTGGCTTGGCGGGCGCGTTGTATGTGCCGCAAGTCGGGATTATCAACCCGAGTGAAATGTCGCCGACCAACTCCATTGAAGCCGCCGTTTGGGTGGCGCTGGGTGGTCGCGGCACGCTGATCGGCCCGCTGCTCGGCGCGGGTGTGGTCAACGGCATGAAGAGCTGGTTCACCGTGGCGTTCCCGGAATACTGGCTGTTCTTCCTTGGTGCGCTGTTTATCGTCGTGACGTTGTATCTGCCTAAAGGTGTGATCGGTCTGCTGAAGAAAAGGGGCGAACAATGA
- the urtB gene encoding urea ABC transporter permease subunit UrtB codes for MPTALYRLILAIALLLPMVAHAGDAEDFVAANPVQQAKLLEAWAAQPDPARIELINALQQGELTVDGQPKTLRLNNRLRGLIDTALASHQLLAADAKTRLTAAQQLQKSAKPAQLKFLDQQLAGEKDESVHAALSLALANLQLVDSDPAVRLAAVRLLGETGDPLARTRLEGLLEPGVEADANVRTAAETSLAQVKRKLLIGEMLGQAFSGMSLGSILLLAALGLAITFGLLGVINMAHGEMLMLGAYSTYVVQLMFQRFAPQAIEFYPLIALPVAFFVTAGIGMALERTVIRHLYGRPLETLLATWGISLMLIQLVRLVFGAQNVEVANPAWLSGGIQVLPNLVLPYNRIVIIAFALFVVVLTWLLLNKTRLGLNVRAVTQNRNMAACCGVPTGRVDMLAFGLGSGIAGLGGVALSQIGNVGPDLGQSYIIDSFLVVVLGGVGQLAGSVLAAFGLGIANKILEPQIGAVLGKILILALIILFIQKRPQGLFALKGRVID; via the coding sequence ATGCCCACCGCCCTTTACCGTCTCATCCTCGCCATCGCGCTGTTATTGCCGATGGTCGCCCACGCCGGCGACGCCGAAGACTTCGTCGCAGCCAATCCCGTGCAACAAGCAAAACTTCTGGAAGCCTGGGCCGCGCAGCCCGATCCGGCCCGTATCGAACTGATCAACGCCCTGCAACAAGGTGAATTGACCGTCGACGGCCAACCGAAAACCCTGCGCCTGAACAACCGTCTGCGCGGTCTGATCGACACTGCGCTGGCCAGCCACCAATTACTCGCCGCCGACGCCAAAACCCGTCTGACCGCCGCGCAGCAATTACAGAAAAGCGCCAAACCCGCGCAGCTGAAATTCCTCGACCAGCAATTGGCTGGCGAAAAAGACGAAAGCGTTCACGCCGCCCTGAGCCTGGCACTGGCTAACCTGCAACTGGTCGACAGCGACCCGGCCGTGCGCCTCGCCGCCGTGCGTTTGCTCGGTGAAACCGGCGACCCACTGGCCCGCACTCGCCTCGAAGGTTTGCTCGAACCCGGCGTCGAAGCCGATGCCAATGTGCGCACTGCCGCCGAAACCAGCCTCGCCCAGGTCAAACGCAAACTGCTGATCGGCGAGATGCTTGGGCAGGCCTTCAGCGGCATGTCCCTGGGTTCGATTCTGCTGCTGGCGGCGTTGGGGCTGGCGATCACTTTCGGCCTGCTCGGCGTGATCAACATGGCCCACGGCGAGATGCTGATGCTCGGCGCTTACTCGACGTACGTGGTGCAGTTGATGTTTCAGCGCTTCGCCCCGCAGGCCATTGAGTTCTACCCGCTGATTGCCCTGCCGGTAGCGTTTTTCGTCACCGCCGGGATCGGTATGGCGCTGGAGCGCACGGTGATTCGTCACCTCTACGGTCGCCCATTGGAAACCCTGCTCGCCACCTGGGGCATCAGCCTGATGCTGATTCAGTTGGTGCGGCTGGTGTTCGGCGCGCAGAACGTCGAAGTGGCCAACCCGGCCTGGTTGTCGGGCGGGATTCAGGTGTTGCCGAACCTGGTGCTGCCGTACAACCGCATCGTGATCATCGCGTTCGCCTTGTTTGTGGTGGTGCTGACCTGGCTGCTGCTGAACAAGACGCGCCTGGGCCTTAACGTGCGCGCCGTCACCCAGAACCGCAACATGGCCGCGTGCTGCGGCGTACCGACCGGGCGCGTCGACATGCTCGCCTTCGGCCTAGGCTCGGGCATCGCCGGGCTCGGTGGCGTGGCGCTCAGCCAGATCGGCAACGTCGGCCCGGACCTCGGCCAGAGCTACATCATCGACTCATTCCTGGTGGTGGTGCTCGGCGGTGTTGGTCAATTGGCCGGCAGCGTGCTGGCCGCCTTCGGCCTGGGCATCGCCAACAAGATTCTCGAACCGCAGATCGGTGCGGTGCTGGGCAAGATCCTGATCCTCGCGCTGATCATTCTGTTCATCCAGAAGCGTCCGCAAGGCCTCTTCGCACTGAAAGGACGGGTGATCGACTGA